One part of the Augochlora pura isolate Apur16 chromosome 3, APUR_v2.2.1, whole genome shotgun sequence genome encodes these proteins:
- the Mrpl21 gene encoding mitochondrial ribosomal protein L21 — MATLAGFSRLFNFATNTCIRRIKPVSVYKQYYPALKLWDMEVAGYKTIKQMPWFRQPPSVEERVVEDDKELEQAASVVISEINKQIATNTTGRLFAIVYVGGQQFKVTESDVIIISGHWPPQPGEQIKLEKVLVVGGKDFSLIGRPVLNRELVSVYATVVQKTLSHTITRFRMRKRKQFRRLNFMREHRTMLRITSINVNGDVDKKKDVEGLDRIY, encoded by the exons ATGGCGACTCTGGCCGGTTTTTCGAGACTATTTAATTTTGCCACGAATACCTGTATCAGAAGGATTAAACCAGTTTCAgtctataaacaatattatccaG CATTGAAATTATGGGATATGGAAGTAGCTGGATACAAAACAATAAAGCAGATGCCCTGGTTTCGTCAGCCACCAAGTGTTGAAGAAAGAGTCGTTGAAGACGATAAAGAACTGGAACAAGCTGCTTCTG tTGTGATAAGtgaaattaacaaacaaatagcTACCAACACAACTGGCCGTTTATTTGCAATTGTGTATGTTGGAGGACAACAATTTAAAGTAACAGAAAGTGATGTCATAATCATTAGCGGCCACTGGCCACCCCAACCAGGagagcaaataaaattagagaaagtATTAGTTGTTGGTGGTAAAGATTTCTCCTTAATTGGAAGGCCAGTTTTAAATAGGGAACTGGTATCAGTTTATGCAACGGTTGTACAGAAAACATTGTCCCACACAATTACTCGTTTTAGAATGAGAAAGAGGAAACAATTTCGCAGATTGAATT TTATGAGAGAACACCGGACGATGTTAAGAATAACTTCAATTAATGTCAATGGAGACGTAGATAAGAAGAAGGATGTGGAAGGCTTGGATAGAATATATTGA